A window from uncultured Desulfobacter sp. encodes these proteins:
- a CDS encoding DVU0259 family response regulator domain-containing protein — protein MKKKILVIDDDLNVRDYLAALFTDNGYEVCVAGDAREGLEQARAEHPDLITLDIEMPGEWGPRFYRHLTQDKELKDIPVIVISGLTGHKYAVVKAVAQIPKPFDREELLSTVKEALMA, from the coding sequence ATGAAAAAGAAAATTCTGGTGATTGACGATGATTTAAATGTTAGAGACTATCTGGCGGCCCTGTTCACAGATAACGGATATGAAGTCTGCGTGGCCGGAGACGCCCGGGAGGGGCTGGAACAAGCCAGAGCCGAACATCCCGATCTGATCACGTTGGATATTGAAATGCCCGGGGAGTGGGGACCCAGGTTCTACCGCCACCTGACCCAAGATAAAGAGCTGAAAGACATCCCGGTGATCGTGATTTCCGGTCTCACCGGGCATAAATACGCCGTGGTCAAGGCAGTGGCCCAGATTCCAAAGCCATTTGACCGGGAAGAGCTGCTCAGCACCGTAAAGGAAGCGTTAATGGCCTAA
- a CDS encoding sulfate respiration complex hexadecaheme cytochrome HmcA produces the protein MLKRKSLQLFISAMIAFSIQAPFVGYAMVNADKETEPDVITIGLGPELSKQEMAKVAFRHDLHTAALENNCKVCHTEKDGRLAFVFGHSDQTPSMEMYHMECISCHEEKKSENKATGPVTDQCGVCHVRKPDVAPGQKKIAFDKSLHYIHANSDKIKAVDAGDEQNCSACHHVFDPDKKTLVYKKGEEGSCAYCHKKTPSELAGKQVKAIREASHESCVVCHEQKLAQNQVAGPVNCAGCHGEKEQAQLEKLDTVPRLKRGQPDVALLTPWEPGKKSKETMMPAVAFDHKAHEALDISCKSCHHESLEKCSACHTPDGGNQKGGFINLAQAMHTTTSKQSCVGCHQNITTVSADCAGCHAQMPVSVQKDPESCKACHSVETSKLAAESDPQQLAKDEVAERKATYTKVPADKIPETVVIDDLANEYKASEFPHGKVVRAIMERADKSPLARTFHRDQAGLCMGCHHNSPKSLEPPKCASCHSKNGPGPDGRPGLKGAFHGQCITCHQDMKVTSVQATDCVKCHQLKN, from the coding sequence ATGTTAAAACGTAAATCATTGCAGCTGTTTATATCAGCGATGATTGCCTTTTCCATTCAGGCTCCCTTTGTCGGATACGCAATGGTTAACGCAGATAAAGAGACCGAGCCGGATGTTATCACCATTGGGCTCGGTCCGGAGTTGAGCAAACAAGAAATGGCCAAGGTCGCTTTTCGCCATGATTTGCATACCGCGGCACTTGAGAACAATTGCAAGGTTTGCCACACGGAGAAAGACGGCCGGCTCGCATTTGTCTTCGGGCATTCAGACCAGACACCCTCCATGGAAATGTACCATATGGAGTGCATCTCCTGCCATGAGGAGAAAAAGAGCGAAAACAAGGCCACAGGACCTGTGACCGATCAATGCGGCGTCTGCCATGTGCGCAAACCGGATGTGGCACCGGGGCAGAAAAAAATCGCATTTGATAAATCCCTTCACTACATCCATGCCAATTCGGACAAAATCAAAGCCGTTGATGCAGGCGACGAGCAGAACTGCAGTGCCTGCCATCATGTGTTTGACCCGGATAAGAAGACCCTTGTTTACAAAAAAGGGGAGGAAGGGTCTTGTGCATACTGCCATAAGAAGACCCCGTCCGAACTTGCCGGTAAACAAGTCAAGGCCATTCGTGAGGCGTCCCATGAGTCATGCGTGGTTTGCCATGAGCAGAAGCTCGCCCAAAACCAGGTCGCAGGCCCTGTAAACTGTGCCGGATGCCACGGAGAAAAAGAGCAGGCTCAACTGGAAAAGCTTGATACCGTTCCCCGGCTCAAGCGCGGCCAGCCGGATGTCGCACTTCTCACCCCCTGGGAGCCTGGCAAAAAGAGCAAAGAGACCATGATGCCGGCGGTGGCCTTTGACCATAAGGCCCATGAAGCACTGGATATCAGCTGCAAGTCCTGCCACCATGAATCCCTTGAAAAGTGCAGTGCCTGCCATACCCCGGACGGCGGAAACCAAAAAGGCGGGTTTATCAATCTGGCCCAGGCCATGCACACAACCACCAGCAAGCAGTCCTGCGTGGGATGCCACCAAAATATCACTACGGTATCGGCCGATTGTGCCGGATGCCATGCCCAGATGCCGGTCTCGGTCCAAAAGGATCCTGAGTCCTGCAAGGCCTGCCATAGTGTGGAAACGAGCAAATTAGCAGCGGAATCCGATCCGCAACAGCTGGCCAAAGATGAAGTGGCCGAACGCAAAGCGACCTATACCAAGGTGCCGGCGGACAAGATCCCTGAAACCGTTGTGATTGACGACCTGGCCAATGAATACAAGGCCAGTGAATTTCCCCACGGTAAAGTGGTCCGCGCCATCATGGAAAGAGCAGACAAGAGCCCGCTGGCCAGAACATTTCATAGGGATCAGGCCGGACTGTGCATGGGGTGCCATCACAACAGCCCCAAATCCCTTGAACCGCCCAAGTGTGCCTCCTGCCACAGCAAAAACGGCCCCGGGCCGGACGGCAGACCGGGGCTGAAGGGCGCATTCCACGGGCAGTGCATCACCTGTCACCAGGACATGAAGGTGACCTCGGTTCAGGCCACAGACTGCGTCAAATGTCATCAATTAAAAAATTAG
- a CDS encoding sulfate respiration complex iron-sulfur protein HmcB translates to MAISRRQFLGTIGAAVGASASASLSKAHAANKTFKGHPDTHGVLHDTTRCIGCRKCEQACNKVNDLPAPDVSFDDLSVLEEKRRTDAYVYTVVNRFDNEKIQSASPVFAKKQCNHCMEPACASACFVKAFKKTPKGAVVYDASLCVGCRYCMVACPFEVPAYEYDKVLTPKVTKCTMCAPRIEAGQLPGCVEICPREALVYGKRDELIKIARQRIAAHPDNYIDHIYGEHEMGGTSWLYISGASFSDIGMREDLGTKSAPELTSGPLSTVPMVVGLWPVLLTGVYAISKRKEKIAGQEKAAALKEARKAAATDLAAQLEAQREKMTQEKTAAINFEVKKALDEAAKEKEALAQELDALKSSGASVQAPEADADAPEDVPAPDNGEDKE, encoded by the coding sequence ATGGCTATATCTCGTAGACAGTTTTTGGGCACCATAGGGGCGGCAGTCGGGGCATCTGCTTCGGCGTCTCTCTCCAAAGCCCATGCTGCAAACAAGACCTTTAAGGGACATCCGGACACCCACGGCGTACTCCATGACACCACCCGGTGCATTGGATGCCGGAAGTGTGAGCAGGCTTGTAACAAGGTCAATGATCTGCCGGCACCGGACGTCTCTTTTGACGACCTGTCCGTTCTGGAAGAAAAGAGAAGAACCGACGCCTATGTGTATACGGTAGTCAACCGGTTCGATAATGAAAAAATCCAGAGCGCGTCCCCGGTATTTGCAAAAAAACAGTGCAACCACTGCATGGAACCAGCATGCGCATCTGCCTGTTTTGTCAAAGCATTTAAAAAGACGCCCAAGGGAGCGGTGGTATATGACGCCTCCCTTTGCGTGGGCTGCCGCTATTGCATGGTGGCCTGCCCCTTTGAGGTACCGGCTTACGAATATGACAAGGTCCTGACCCCCAAGGTGACCAAGTGCACCATGTGCGCCCCCCGGATAGAGGCAGGCCAGCTGCCCGGATGTGTAGAAATCTGTCCCAGGGAAGCATTGGTCTACGGCAAAAGGGACGAGCTGATCAAGATCGCCCGCCAGCGCATCGCGGCCCATCCGGACAACTACATCGACCATATCTACGGTGAGCACGAAATGGGCGGCACCTCCTGGCTCTATATATCAGGCGCGTCGTTCAGCGACATCGGCATGAGAGAGGATCTGGGCACCAAATCGGCTCCGGAACTGACCTCCGGCCCCCTGTCCACCGTCCCCATGGTGGTAGGATTGTGGCCGGTGCTGCTCACCGGGGTTTACGCCATTTCAAAGCGCAAGGAAAAAATCGCGGGCCAGGAAAAGGCCGCAGCACTTAAAGAGGCCCGGAAAGCCGCAGCCACAGATCTGGCAGCCCAGCTTGAAGCCCAGAGGGAAAAGATGACCCAGGAAAAAACTGCGGCCATCAACTTTGAAGTGAAAAAAGCCCTGGACGAGGCTGCCAAGGAAAAAGAGGCCCTGGCGCAGGAGCTGGACGCCCTGAAATCTTCGGGCGCATCCGTTCAAGCCCCGGAAGCCGACGCGGACGCCCCGGAGGATGTTCCGGCACCTGACAACGGTGAAGACAAGGAATAG
- a CDS encoding ATP-binding protein, protein MTKQVLLIDRDKEHAQALQMYIGRQGYEVLIAGCNEETVLSLDNQGWGIIIVHPGTSPETASHVLGFKTTHPLVQIIVMAPKEDLEGAMAIFKIAAIQYIEIPVCATALDLALCRAEYQASLLTRIDRYTARLEDLHLARNAFNQLFEEVPCYISVQDKNLRITAANRRFKRDFGSFVGGFCHELYKQRDSQGHQCPVEATFKDGKSRTTEEIVTSKDGKQYNVLTQTAPIRNSEGEIAEVMEMSTNITQIRQLQDHLVSLGLMLGSVSHGVKGMLTALDGGIYHLEAGLAQDDRKRMVMAAGQVKEMSDKIKKMVLAILYYAKSRELQYETKDTEALARNVVNTVSPLSLKHGVTFSVSISPGLGPVEVDAQWMEASLVNFLENAVDACLFDRSKQDHRVGFTVERIAEKGICFTVSDNGIGMDAATKNKMFTLFFSSKGSQGTGLGLFIAHRVIKYHGGRVEVESQPGEGSRFTILIPFKKTKNSSILTDRKKEGD, encoded by the coding sequence ATGACGAAACAGGTCTTACTCATTGATAGGGATAAGGAACATGCCCAGGCACTCCAGATGTATATCGGCAGGCAGGGATATGAGGTCCTGATCGCCGGATGCAATGAAGAGACCGTTCTTTCTCTGGATAACCAGGGCTGGGGCATCATCATTGTCCATCCCGGCACCAGCCCTGAAACAGCATCCCATGTTCTTGGGTTCAAAACGACCCACCCCCTCGTCCAAATTATTGTCATGGCCCCCAAAGAGGATCTGGAAGGGGCCATGGCTATTTTTAAAATTGCCGCCATCCAGTATATTGAGATACCGGTCTGCGCCACGGCACTGGATCTTGCCCTTTGCCGGGCAGAGTACCAGGCCTCTTTGCTGACCCGGATAGACCGGTATACCGCCCGGCTGGAAGACCTTCACCTTGCCCGTAACGCCTTTAATCAATTGTTTGAAGAGGTGCCCTGTTATATTTCAGTCCAGGACAAAAACCTGAGAATCACCGCTGCCAACCGGCGGTTCAAAAGAGATTTCGGCAGCTTCGTGGGCGGATTCTGCCATGAGCTGTATAAGCAGCGGGACTCCCAGGGCCATCAGTGTCCCGTGGAGGCGACATTTAAGGACGGCAAATCCCGTACCACCGAAGAGATCGTCACCTCAAAAGACGGCAAGCAGTACAACGTTCTGACCCAGACCGCCCCCATCCGAAACAGCGAAGGGGAGATTGCCGAGGTCATGGAGATGTCCACCAACATCACCCAGATCCGCCAACTCCAAGACCACCTGGTCTCTTTGGGATTAATGCTCGGCTCCGTGTCCCACGGAGTCAAGGGCATGCTCACCGCCCTTGACGGCGGTATTTACCATCTTGAAGCGGGACTTGCCCAGGACGACCGCAAGCGGATGGTCATGGCCGCGGGCCAGGTCAAGGAGATGTCGGACAAGATAAAAAAAATGGTTCTGGCGATCCTGTACTATGCCAAATCACGGGAGTTGCAGTATGAAACTAAAGATACCGAGGCGCTGGCCCGCAACGTGGTCAACACCGTATCGCCTCTGAGCCTGAAGCATGGGGTGACGTTTTCGGTGTCCATCTCCCCGGGATTAGGCCCGGTTGAAGTGGATGCCCAATGGATGGAAGCGTCCCTGGTCAACTTCCTGGAGAATGCCGTGGATGCCTGCCTGTTTGACCGGTCTAAGCAGGACCACAGGGTCGGGTTTACCGTGGAAAGAATTGCGGAAAAGGGAATCTGTTTTACCGTCAGTGACAACGGCATCGGCATGGATGCAGCGACTAAAAATAAAATGTTCACCCTCTTTTTCAGCTCAAAGGGCTCCCAGGGCACCGGCCTGGGGTTGTTTATCGCCCACCGGGTCATCAAATACCACGGTGGCCGGGTGGAGGTGGAATCCCAGCCGGGCGAGGGCAGCCGATTCACCATTCTTATCCCCTTTAAAAAAACAAAGAACAGCAGTATACTCACCGACCGAAAAAAAGAAGGAGATTAA
- a CDS encoding universal stress protein codes for MFKKILLATSATPASDHAARVAFNLAGNYNAELNLFHVLGVPSRGFSHVVVDVKTREKVDVDDEYLFGVTEEIKAYYAKYLENVAEYSIDVAVGLPAREILRQAKALEPDLILLGGSTGDEDQSVYKKCAAGSTLHKVAKAAACPVMAVTRPAASFSGGMSNILFGTDFSKTSDKAFEYALTLAKNLGCGLHVFHALDISGIQSGKLLDQDEIEQKSRESLRMIQARYESQLKGLKNYSMDVWEGIPFIEIVKYARDKRADLIVMAHHSRRLPAEDSHLGSNVEQVIVRAGCPVLSVNK; via the coding sequence ATGTTTAAAAAAATTCTGCTCGCGACCTCCGCCACCCCGGCCAGTGACCATGCTGCCCGGGTGGCCTTCAACCTGGCCGGCAACTACAATGCAGAGCTCAACCTTTTCCATGTGCTGGGAGTACCCTCACGGGGCTTCAGCCATGTGGTGGTGGATGTCAAAACCCGGGAAAAGGTGGATGTGGATGATGAGTATCTTTTCGGGGTCACCGAAGAGATCAAGGCCTATTATGCCAAATATCTGGAAAATGTAGCCGAATACAGCATTGATGTGGCTGTGGGACTGCCGGCCCGTGAAATTTTAAGGCAAGCCAAGGCACTTGAACCCGATCTCATTCTGCTTGGGGGCAGCACCGGGGATGAAGACCAGAGTGTCTATAAAAAATGTGCTGCCGGGTCCACCCTGCATAAAGTAGCCAAGGCCGCTGCATGCCCTGTTATGGCCGTCACCCGACCGGCGGCCTCTTTTTCGGGAGGCATGTCAAATATTTTGTTTGGAACCGATTTTTCAAAGACGTCGGACAAGGCCTTTGAATATGCCCTGACCCTGGCAAAAAACCTGGGATGCGGGCTCCACGTCTTTCATGCCCTGGATATTTCCGGGATTCAATCCGGAAAACTTCTGGATCAGGATGAAATCGAGCAGAAAAGCAGGGAATCTTTGCGCATGATCCAGGCGCGTTACGAATCCCAACTTAAGGGGCTGAAAAACTACTCCATGGACGTATGGGAAGGCATTCCCTTTATTGAAATTGTCAAATACGCCAGGGACAAGCGCGCAGATCTCATTGTTATGGCCCATCATTCCAGGCGCCTGCCGGCCGAAGACAGCCACCTGGGCAGCAATGTGGAGCAGGTGATTGTCAGGGCCGGATGTCCGGTACTCAGTGTCAACAAATAA
- a CDS encoding sulfate respiration complex protein HmcD produces MEFYSLQEFYVHCKGITYLVMGAILVFAPMYWGFLTDREDD; encoded by the coding sequence GTGGAATTTTATAGTTTACAAGAATTTTATGTTCACTGCAAAGGAATCACCTACCTGGTCATGGGCGCAATCCTGGTGTTCGCGCCCATGTACTGGGGGTTTCTTACAGACAGAGAAGACGATTAG
- the nrfD gene encoding sulfate respiration complex protein HmcC — MKEIIAKITDKVFEKQEPDQGWFTPFNIVAGIILIIGAILTVLRFTMGFETVTNLDNNNPWGIWIGFDLLCGVALAAGGYVTSATCYIFGLKRFHSAVRPAILTAFLGYALVVFALHYDVGRPWRLTYPVFYSQGTSSLLFEVGLCVFLYLSVLFTEYSPAALEWLGFKRARNIVVRLTIALTILGVVLSTLHQSSLGALFMIAPSKLHPLWYSTYLPVYFFISSMFAGMSMVIFEGSLAHKYLHHKMDQTHLDESDGVVLGFSKAASFVMMGYIGIKVVGLAIDNNWHYLTTGWGVWFLVELIGFVLCPALLYAAAYREKNLKFARAAAIWSVLGIVLNRFNVSMIAFNYHLPADQRYFPSLMEIATSVFIVTLGVVIYRFICTRMPILHEHPDYKAH; from the coding sequence ATGAAAGAAATTATTGCCAAAATAACAGACAAAGTATTTGAAAAGCAGGAGCCGGATCAGGGGTGGTTTACCCCCTTTAACATCGTTGCCGGCATCATCCTGATCATTGGCGCAATCCTGACCGTTTTGCGGTTCACCATGGGGTTTGAAACCGTCACCAACCTGGATAACAATAACCCCTGGGGCATCTGGATCGGATTTGACCTGCTCTGCGGGGTGGCCCTGGCCGCAGGAGGCTATGTAACCTCGGCCACCTGCTATATTTTCGGGCTCAAACGGTTTCATTCCGCGGTACGCCCGGCCATTTTAACGGCATTTCTGGGGTATGCCCTGGTTGTGTTTGCCCTGCATTACGACGTGGGCCGGCCCTGGCGTCTGACCTACCCGGTGTTTTACTCCCAGGGCACTTCATCCCTGCTCTTTGAAGTGGGCCTGTGCGTGTTTTTGTATCTCAGCGTCCTGTTTACCGAATACAGCCCCGCAGCACTGGAATGGCTGGGGTTCAAGCGGGCCCGGAACATTGTGGTTCGCCTGACCATCGCGCTGACCATTTTGGGCGTGGTCCTGTCCACCCTCCACCAGAGTTCTCTTGGCGCCCTATTCATGATCGCCCCGTCCAAGCTGCATCCCCTGTGGTACTCGACCTATCTGCCGGTTTACTTTTTTATCTCTTCCATGTTCGCCGGTATGTCCATGGTGATCTTTGAGGGCAGCCTTGCCCATAAATACCTGCATCACAAGATGGACCAGACCCACCTGGACGAAAGTGACGGGGTGGTCCTGGGATTTTCCAAGGCCGCGTCCTTTGTGATGATGGGGTACATCGGCATCAAGGTTGTGGGGCTTGCCATCGACAACAACTGGCATTACCTGACCACCGGCTGGGGAGTTTGGTTCCTGGTTGAGCTCATCGGATTTGTGCTCTGCCCGGCCCTGCTTTATGCCGCAGCCTACAGGGAAAAGAATCTGAAATTTGCCAGGGCCGCTGCCATCTGGAGCGTTCTGGGCATTGTTCTGAACCGCTTCAACGTGTCAATGATTGCGTTTAATTACCATCTGCCGGCGGACCAGCGGTATTTTCCCAGCCTGATGGAGATCGCCACTTCGGTCTTTATCGTTACCCTAGGCGTTGTCATCTACCGGTTTATCTGCACCCGGATGCCCATTCTCCATGAACACCCGGATTACAAGGCCCATTAA
- a CDS encoding sulfate respiration complex protein HmcE, with the protein MHDFLTGPLFWIALTVCVGGSLIRFVLYFKGLSWQLDRVAYTTYPKAGLKGAIRSIYKWLIPYGTRGWQAQPLITLVFFGFHLGAVLIPLFLTGHALFMESKVGFHLFTLFTLNAALGDFLSWTAVVAGTFLLIRRLVLPEVRILTTWNDIFILLISMVPFVTGLLARYQVGDYGFWLNMHILCGEIVLFAIPFTKLSHVFLFFASRAQLGMDFGIKRGGMKGTKMAW; encoded by the coding sequence ATGCATGATTTTTTAACCGGTCCTTTATTCTGGATCGCTCTAACCGTCTGCGTCGGCGGCTCGCTCATCCGCTTTGTGCTCTATTTCAAGGGCTTAAGCTGGCAGCTCGACCGTGTGGCCTATACAACCTATCCCAAAGCCGGGCTTAAAGGGGCAATCCGGTCCATTTACAAATGGCTTATCCCCTATGGCACACGCGGCTGGCAGGCCCAGCCCCTGATTACCCTTGTTTTTTTTGGCTTTCATCTGGGCGCAGTGCTGATCCCGTTATTTCTCACCGGCCATGCCCTGTTCATGGAATCCAAAGTGGGGTTTCACCTGTTTACCCTGTTTACCCTGAACGCTGCCCTGGGAGACTTTTTGTCCTGGACCGCCGTTGTGGCCGGCACCTTTCTTTTGATCCGGCGTCTGGTCCTGCCCGAGGTTAGAATCCTGACCACCTGGAACGACATCTTTATCCTGCTGATTTCCATGGTTCCCTTTGTTACAGGCCTTCTGGCCCGTTACCAGGTGGGGGATTACGGATTCTGGCTCAATATGCACATCCTGTGCGGGGAGATCGTACTTTTTGCCATCCCCTTTACCAAGCTTTCCCATGTCTTCCTCTTTTTTGCATCACGGGCTCAGCTGGGTATGGATTTCGGTATTAAGCGCGGCGGAATGAAAGGAACAAAAATGGCCTGGTAG
- a CDS encoding sulfate respiration complex iron-sulfur protein HmcF: MPEGIYCNKQPINTPEEVNKLLSDTSGNKYYQEMEALDVDSDLLWKTIQNTCKSRTRTWLEICAHCGMCADSCFLYEVNGRVPEQVPAYKIQSTLGEMIKRKGKVNNAFMRRAMRIAWSQCTCCNRCGMYCPHGIDTGVMFSYLRGLLYQQGFVPWELKIGAGMHRAYRAQMDVSNEDFVDTFEWMVEEYEDDYPGLTVPVDVENADIMYTVNAREVKHYPEDLAEAAILFHIAGENWTVPSKGWEQTSLAMFAGDWAACKMQVDTIYEAMERLKPKRMVGTECGHAHRASVIEGPYWAGRKDGQPPAPSIHYVEWLAEALNTGKLKIDPEKRIKEPVTLQDSCNYVRNHGLKKATRDIISHIVAPGYFIEMAPNKEHNYCCGGGGGFNGIGKFRKERNVALIKKRDQILATGAKLVIAPCHNCWDAIRDLEEEYEIGIRWSFLKPLLIKMLIIPDHLKPEE; the protein is encoded by the coding sequence ATGCCAGAAGGAATATATTGCAACAAACAGCCCATCAACACCCCGGAAGAAGTGAACAAGCTTCTGTCGGACACCTCGGGCAACAAATATTACCAGGAGATGGAAGCCCTGGATGTGGACTCGGACCTGCTATGGAAAACCATCCAGAACACCTGTAAATCCAGGACCCGTACCTGGCTGGAAATCTGTGCCCACTGCGGGATGTGCGCCGATTCCTGCTTCCTCTATGAAGTCAACGGCAGGGTACCTGAACAGGTACCGGCCTATAAAATCCAGTCCACCCTGGGAGAAATGATCAAGCGCAAGGGAAAGGTGAACAACGCCTTTATGCGCCGGGCCATGAGGATCGCCTGGTCCCAGTGCACCTGCTGCAACCGCTGCGGCATGTACTGCCCCCACGGCATTGACACCGGTGTCATGTTCAGCTATCTTCGCGGACTGTTGTACCAGCAGGGGTTTGTACCCTGGGAGCTGAAGATCGGGGCCGGAATGCATCGGGCGTACCGGGCCCAGATGGATGTGAGCAACGAAGATTTTGTTGACACCTTTGAATGGATGGTGGAGGAGTACGAGGATGACTATCCCGGACTGACCGTTCCCGTGGATGTGGAAAATGCCGACATCATGTATACGGTGAACGCCCGTGAGGTCAAGCATTACCCCGAAGACCTGGCCGAGGCCGCCATTTTATTCCACATAGCCGGTGAAAACTGGACCGTGCCCTCCAAGGGATGGGAGCAGACCAGTCTGGCCATGTTTGCCGGGGACTGGGCCGCGTGCAAAATGCAGGTGGACACGATATACGAGGCTATGGAGCGGCTGAAACCCAAACGGATGGTGGGCACCGAATGCGGCCATGCCCACAGGGCCTCGGTCATTGAGGGCCCCTATTGGGCGGGCAGAAAGGACGGGCAGCCCCCGGCACCGTCCATCCACTATGTGGAGTGGCTGGCCGAAGCCCTGAATACCGGCAAACTCAAGATCGATCCGGAAAAGCGGATCAAGGAACCGGTAACGTTGCAGGATTCATGCAACTATGTCCGGAACCACGGTCTGAAAAAGGCCACACGGGACATTATATCCCATATTGTGGCGCCCGGTTATTTTATAGAAATGGCGCCCAATAAAGAGCATAACTACTGCTGCGGCGGCGGCGGCGGGTTTAACGGTATCGGCAAATTCCGCAAGGAGCGTAACGTGGCGCTGATCAAAAAACGGGATCAGATCCTTGCAACCGGGGCCAAACTGGTCATTGCCCCCTGCCACAACTGCTGGGATGCCATCCGTGACCTTGAAGAAGAGTATGAAATCGGTATACGCTGGTCCTTTTTAAAACCGCTGTTGATCAAAATGCTGATCATCCCGGACCATTTAAAACCCGAAGAGTAG